A window of the Chlamydia sp. genome harbors these coding sequences:
- the lptB gene encoding LPS export ABC transporter ATP-binding protein translates to MPVLSVCNLVKKYNKKPVTNDVSFQVNAGEIVGLLGPNGAGKTTAFYQTVGLIRPDSGKILFKNTDITKKSMDYRARLGIGYLAQEPTIFKELTVKENLICVLEIIYKTRKEQTHLLNALIDDLQLTTSLHKKAGSLSGGERRRLEIACVLALNPSVLLLDEPFANVDPLVIQNVKYLIKILASRGIGILITDHNAKELLSIADRCYLIIDGKIFFEGSSAQMIANPMVRQHYLGDSFS, encoded by the coding sequence ATGCCAGTACTATCTGTTTGTAACCTAGTCAAAAAATATAATAAAAAACCCGTTACCAACGACGTATCCTTTCAAGTCAACGCTGGAGAGATCGTTGGATTATTAGGTCCAAATGGAGCAGGGAAAACCACCGCTTTTTATCAAACTGTGGGATTAATCCGCCCCGATTCAGGGAAAATTCTCTTTAAAAATACAGATATCACCAAAAAATCTATGGACTATCGCGCCCGCCTGGGGATTGGCTATCTAGCACAAGAACCTACGATTTTTAAAGAGCTCACCGTTAAAGAAAACCTGATTTGTGTCCTTGAAATTATCTACAAAACACGTAAGGAACAAACTCATTTACTGAATGCCCTTATCGATGATCTTCAGTTGACAACCAGCTTACATAAAAAAGCAGGCTCTTTGTCCGGAGGCGAGCGGCGCCGATTAGAAATTGCTTGTGTTCTTGCTTTGAATCCCAGCGTCCTTTTATTAGATGAGCCGTTTGCTAACGTAGATCCTCTTGTGATTCAAAATGTTAAATATCTCATCAAAATTTTAGCCAGTCGGGGCATCGGCATCTTAATTACAGATCACAATGCTAAGGAATTGCTGTCTATTGCTGATCGATGTTACCTCATTATTGATGGGAAGATCTTTTTTGAAGGATCTTCCGCACAAATGATCGCAAATCCCATGGTACGACAGCACTATTTGGGAGACTCTTTTTCTTAA
- a CDS encoding DNA topoisomerase IV subunit B, whose amino-acid sequence MRKKMSYSEASIVSLASLDHIRLRAGMYIGRLGDGSQPEDGVYTLFKEVVDNAIDEFVMGYGQTIFITGDAHKLSVRDEGRGIPLGKVIDCVSKINTGAKYTQDVFHFSVGLNGVGLKAVNALSQHFSVRSVRNKKFLKASFSKGILLNTEQGYTEDPDGTEIVFSPDQELFAHFSFHSEFLKKKIRQYTYLHPGLKIFYNGESFISQFGLTDLFEEEIQQAVLYPPIAFQHPDLSFLFSHTETSSEQYRSFVNGQETTDGGTHLTAFKEGVVKGINEFFGKNFSSQDIRDGLAGCIAIKIASPIFESQTKNKLGNTDIRADLAKRVKEAVLSCLKQHPLSAERIQEKIKFNEKTRKNVQLLKQELKDKQKKLHYKIPKLRDCKFHFTDNSLYGKNSSIFITEGESASASILASRNPLTQAVFSLRGKPMNVFSSKDETIYKNDELFYLATALGLHKNSFENLRYNYIILATDADVDGMHIRNLMITFFLKTFLPLVERNHLFILETPLFKVRYKDDTFYCYSEEEKLATIKQLGKKEAALEITRFKGLGEISPKEFKSFIGADMRLTPVSLPNKDTLDSLLQFYMGKNTKERKQFIIENLVTNV is encoded by the coding sequence ATGCGAAAAAAAATGTCCTACTCAGAAGCTTCTATCGTCTCTTTAGCTTCTTTAGATCATATTCGTCTCCGAGCTGGTATGTACATTGGACGACTAGGAGATGGCTCTCAACCGGAAGATGGGGTATATACTCTATTTAAAGAAGTTGTTGACAATGCCATCGATGAATTTGTCATGGGGTATGGACAAACTATCTTTATAACTGGAGATGCTCATAAACTTTCCGTCCGAGATGAAGGACGAGGAATCCCTTTAGGCAAGGTTATTGATTGTGTTTCCAAGATTAATACTGGAGCTAAGTATACCCAAGATGTCTTTCATTTTTCTGTTGGACTAAATGGTGTGGGACTCAAAGCAGTCAACGCCTTATCACAACATTTCTCTGTACGTTCTGTGCGGAACAAAAAATTTCTGAAAGCCTCTTTCTCCAAGGGTATTCTCTTGAACACAGAGCAAGGATATACTGAAGATCCCGATGGCACAGAAATCGTCTTTTCTCCTGATCAAGAACTGTTTGCTCATTTTTCTTTTCACTCTGAATTTTTAAAAAAGAAAATTCGTCAATATACCTATCTCCATCCTGGCTTAAAGATTTTTTACAACGGAGAATCCTTTATCTCTCAATTTGGCCTAACAGATCTTTTCGAAGAAGAGATTCAACAAGCGGTTCTCTATCCTCCTATTGCTTTCCAGCATCCGGATCTATCCTTTCTCTTTTCCCATACAGAGACCTCTTCGGAACAATACCGCTCCTTTGTTAATGGACAAGAGACCACAGATGGCGGGACACATCTCACAGCTTTCAAGGAAGGTGTGGTTAAGGGTATTAACGAATTTTTCGGGAAAAATTTCTCCTCCCAAGATATTCGCGATGGCCTTGCTGGCTGCATCGCGATTAAAATCGCCTCTCCCATTTTTGAATCTCAAACAAAAAACAAACTTGGGAATACTGACATCCGCGCAGACTTAGCCAAACGTGTGAAAGAAGCTGTCCTCTCTTGCCTGAAACAACATCCCTTAAGTGCAGAGCGCATCCAAGAAAAAATCAAATTCAATGAAAAAACCCGAAAAAATGTACAACTTCTTAAGCAAGAGCTCAAAGATAAACAAAAAAAACTGCACTATAAAATTCCGAAGCTTCGGGATTGTAAGTTCCATTTCACAGACAACTCTTTGTATGGCAAGAATTCTTCGATTTTCATTACCGAAGGAGAATCTGCTTCTGCCTCCATCCTTGCTTCTCGAAATCCTTTAACACAAGCTGTCTTCTCTCTACGAGGGAAACCCATGAACGTCTTTTCATCAAAAGATGAAACTATCTACAAGAATGATGAACTCTTTTACCTAGCAACAGCTCTGGGGCTACATAAAAATTCTTTTGAAAATCTTCGTTACAATTACATTATCTTAGCTACAGATGCTGATGTTGATGGAATGCATATTCGTAATTTAATGATTACCTTTTTCCTAAAAACTTTTCTTCCTCTCGTTGAGCGCAACCATCTGTTTATCTTAGAAACCCCTCTTTTTAAAGTTCGTTATAAAGATGACACCTTTTATTGCTACTCAGAGGAAGAAAAATTGGCTACAATAAAGCAACTTGGAAAAAAAGAAGCTGCTCTTGAGATCACTCGTTTTAAGGGTCTCGGAGAAATTTCCCCTAAAGAATTTAAGTCTTTTATTGGTGCAGATATGCGCCTAACGCCTGTCTCTCTCCCTAACAAAGACACTTTAGATTCTCTCTTACAGTTCTATATGGGGAAAAATACCAAGGAAAGAAAACAGTTTATTATTGAAAATCTAGTTACCAATGTATGA
- the kdsA gene encoding 3-deoxy-8-phosphooctulonate synthase, whose translation MFPNNKMLLIAGPCVIENHSVFETARRLKEIVAPYSSSVHWIFKSSYDKANRSSIQNYRGPGLKLGLQILAKIKEELDVEILTDVHSPEEAREAAKVCDIIQVPAFLCRQTDLLVTAGETQAIVNIKKGQFLSPWEMQGPIDKVLSTGNNKIILTERGYSFGYNNLVSDMRSIEVLRRFGFPVIFDGTHSVQLPGALHSQSGGQTEFIPVLTRSAIAAGVHGLFIETHPNPTSALSDAASMLSLKDLERLLPSWAQLFSYIQEMDTVSV comes from the coding sequence ATGTTCCCGAATAACAAAATGCTTCTGATAGCAGGCCCCTGTGTTATTGAAAACCATTCTGTTTTCGAAACTGCACGACGATTAAAAGAGATAGTTGCTCCTTACTCGTCTTCTGTCCACTGGATCTTTAAAAGTAGTTATGACAAGGCTAATCGCTCGTCCATACAAAACTATCGCGGACCAGGACTAAAACTCGGCCTACAAATTCTTGCCAAAATTAAGGAAGAGCTAGATGTGGAGATCTTAACCGATGTGCATTCTCCTGAAGAAGCTCGCGAAGCCGCTAAAGTCTGCGATATTATCCAAGTACCCGCCTTCTTATGTCGGCAGACAGATCTACTTGTTACTGCAGGAGAGACCCAAGCTATTGTCAATATTAAAAAAGGGCAATTTCTTTCTCCTTGGGAAATGCAAGGACCGATCGATAAAGTCCTTTCCACAGGGAATAATAAAATCATTCTGACTGAAAGAGGTTATTCTTTCGGATATAATAATCTTGTTTCTGACATGCGTTCCATCGAAGTTCTCCGCCGCTTTGGCTTTCCTGTTATCTTTGATGGCACACATTCTGTACAACTTCCGGGGGCGTTACACAGCCAAAGTGGCGGACAAACAGAATTCATCCCAGTATTAACCCGCTCAGCAATCGCTGCTGGAGTACACGGATTATTTATCGAAACTCATCCAAACCCCACTTCCGCTCTTAGTGATGCTGCTTCTATGCTTTCTCTAAAAGACCTAGAGCGATTACTTCCTTCTTGGGCTCAGCTCTTTTCCTACATTCAAGAAATGGATACGGTTTCTGTATGA
- the sctD gene encoding type III secretion system inner membrane ring subunit SctD has product MGIRLVVDKGPLSGTVIILENGTSWSLGSDGKASDILLQDDKLAPIQIRITARGGKYYLENLDLSRPVSVNGSVISDPVLLKDKDSFAMGSCQFSFFEGEAVEGDIEISIQTGDNSEQEQVEQNVSSSSAGTGNSSSPKASSTSGEASSQATEKEQELAASFLASVKQDGSEARENSHQNISPEEGKAAPVTEEAKNLKPSLVNQEQPKQTTPSGSGESTQSQNVSMEENKTSPDQNQQSQLSSASEPVFSSPESEEQPAQTPPAPADASEQPAETEDLAEENPSAPVEGTSEKEEENPELSEEEKRPEEEEPVEEKTNTEQSEAASNEEKKEEVLAPFNVQDLFRFDQGVFPAEIEDLAQKQVAVDLTQPSRFLLKVLAGANIGAEFHLDSGKTYIIGSDPTVADIVLSDMSISRQHAKIIIGNDNTVLIEDLGSKNGVIVEGRKIENQSTLSANQVVALGTTLFLLVDYAAPSNTVMATISSEDYGLFGRPQSPEEVAARIEEEEEEKRKRATLPTGAFILTLFIGGLALLFGIGTASLFHTTEVVSVDQVDLIHDIEHVIHQFPTVRFTFNKNNGQLFLIGHVSNSIDKSELLYKVDALPFVKSVDDNVIDDEAVWQEMNILLSKKPEFKGISMQSPEPGIFVISGYLKTEEQAACLADYLNLHFNYLSLLDNKVVVESQVMKALAGHLIQSGFANVHVSFTNGEAVLTGYINNKDADKFRTVVQELQDIVGIRVVKNFVVLLPAEEGVIDLNMRYPGRYRVTGFSKCGDISINVVVNGRILTRGDVLDGMTVTSIQPHCIFLEREGLKYKIEYNK; this is encoded by the coding sequence ATGGGGATACGCTTAGTTGTTGATAAAGGGCCCTTGTCTGGAACCGTCATTATTTTAGAGAATGGAACCAGCTGGTCGCTCGGAAGTGATGGAAAGGCAAGTGACATTCTTTTGCAGGATGATAAGCTTGCTCCTATTCAGATTCGTATAACAGCGAGGGGGGGCAAGTATTATCTCGAAAACCTAGATTTGTCACGGCCAGTTTCTGTGAATGGCTCTGTTATCAGCGACCCTGTCTTATTGAAAGACAAGGATTCTTTCGCTATGGGAAGCTGTCAGTTTTCCTTTTTTGAGGGAGAGGCTGTAGAAGGTGATATAGAAATATCAATACAAACGGGAGATAATAGTGAACAAGAGCAGGTAGAGCAGAACGTTTCTAGCTCTTCTGCAGGAACAGGGAACTCATCTTCTCCGAAAGCTTCTTCCACTTCTGGAGAAGCTTCAAGTCAGGCAACAGAAAAAGAACAAGAATTAGCGGCGTCTTTTTTAGCTTCTGTTAAACAGGATGGCAGTGAAGCAAGAGAGAATTCTCATCAAAATATTTCTCCGGAAGAGGGGAAAGCAGCTCCTGTTACCGAAGAGGCTAAAAATCTTAAACCGTCTTTAGTAAATCAAGAACAACCTAAACAAACTACTCCATCAGGCAGTGGTGAATCAACCCAATCTCAAAACGTGAGTATGGAAGAGAACAAAACATCGCCCGATCAAAATCAGCAGTCGCAGCTTTCTTCTGCTTCAGAACCTGTTTTTTCAAGCCCCGAGAGCGAGGAACAGCCTGCTCAAACACCACCAGCCCCTGCGGATGCTTCTGAGCAACCTGCAGAAACTGAAGATTTAGCAGAAGAAAATCCTTCAGCTCCAGTTGAAGGTACTTCTGAGAAAGAAGAAGAAAATCCTGAATTAAGTGAAGAAGAAAAAAGACCTGAAGAGGAGGAGCCTGTCGAGGAAAAAACAAATACAGAGCAATCTGAGGCAGCGTCTAACGAAGAGAAAAAAGAAGAAGTTTTGGCTCCCTTTAATGTTCAAGATTTGTTCCGGTTTGATCAAGGAGTCTTTCCTGCCGAGATAGAAGATCTCGCGCAGAAACAAGTGGCCGTAGATTTAACACAGCCTTCTCGATTTTTATTAAAAGTTCTTGCAGGGGCTAATATTGGCGCAGAGTTTCATTTAGACAGTGGAAAAACTTATATCATTGGAAGCGATCCTACAGTTGCAGATATTGTTTTGAGTGATATGAGTATTTCGCGTCAGCATGCGAAAATCATCATAGGAAATGATAACACGGTCTTAATTGAGGATTTAGGCAGTAAAAATGGGGTAATTGTTGAAGGTCGAAAGATCGAGAATCAATCCACTCTTTCTGCTAATCAAGTTGTTGCTCTAGGAACAACATTATTCTTACTCGTTGACTATGCGGCTCCTTCCAACACAGTAATGGCAACCATTTCTTCGGAAGATTATGGTCTATTTGGGCGACCACAGTCTCCGGAAGAGGTTGCTGCTAGAATAGAAGAAGAAGAAGAAGAAAAGAGAAAGCGAGCGACATTACCAACAGGGGCATTTATTTTAACGCTATTCATAGGTGGATTAGCGCTTCTTTTTGGAATAGGAACAGCTTCTTTATTCCATACAACGGAAGTCGTTTCTGTAGATCAAGTAGACTTGATCCACGATATCGAGCATGTTATTCATCAGTTTCCTACTGTACGGTTTACATTTAATAAAAATAATGGGCAGTTATTTTTAATTGGTCACGTAAGTAACAGCATCGATAAGAGTGAATTACTATATAAAGTCGATGCGTTGCCGTTTGTCAAATCTGTTGATGATAATGTCATTGATGATGAAGCAGTATGGCAAGAGATGAATATCTTGCTCTCTAAAAAGCCTGAATTTAAAGGCATTAGCATGCAATCCCCAGAGCCAGGGATTTTTGTGATCAGTGGCTACTTAAAAACGGAAGAACAAGCAGCTTGCTTAGCTGATTATTTGAACCTACATTTTAATTATCTTTCGTTGTTAGACAACAAAGTTGTGGTTGAATCCCAAGTCATGAAAGCCCTTGCTGGGCATCTGATACAATCTGGCTTCGCCAATGTGCACGTTTCTTTTACTAATGGAGAAGCTGTTTTAACAGGATATATCAACAACAAGGATGCTGATAAATTCCGAACAGTTGTGCAAGAATTGCAAGATATTGTTGGAATTCGTGTTGTGAAGAACTTTGTTGTCTTGCTGCCTGCTGAAGAAGGGGTTATTGATTTGAATATGCGGTATCCCGGTCGTTATCGGGTAACTGGGTTTTCTAAATGTGGGGATATCAGCATCAATGTAGTCGTTAATGGGCGTATTTTAACTCGAGGTGATGTTTTAGATGGAATGACGGTAACGAGCATTCAGCCGCATTGTATCTTTTTAGAACGGGAAGGGTTGAAATATAAAATTGAGTACAATAAATAG
- a CDS encoding glutamyl-tRNA reductase — MRTKLSLGVIGVSYRETPLQQREQVLQILQQAQVSLDQDPFLEEGNYVLLSTCHRVELYGIATDELFFALKKDMLALGATPYFYRNHECFSHLFCVAGGLDSLVLGETEIQGQVRRAYLQAAGERKLSFILHFLFQKALKEGKSFRAKGCAPRSGITISTFVNQELQKRKIALNSALLFMGYSEINRMVAHDLQKQGFSCLTFCSRQELPMLLAHQVLREEVSFRDPYQVVFLGSSELLRTPPYPNWEQIWDFPERVVFDFAVPRALSAQAAFCHNYIDMEQISEWLRQHQLQVSVTQLQSLQEGAYRCWESLDRRLERRFCVAPHA, encoded by the coding sequence ATGAGGACAAAGCTTTCGTTAGGTGTTATTGGAGTAAGCTATCGGGAGACTCCTTTGCAACAACGAGAGCAAGTTCTTCAGATTTTACAACAAGCACAGGTTTCTTTAGATCAAGATCCCTTTCTAGAAGAGGGCAACTATGTTTTGCTATCCACTTGTCATCGGGTAGAGTTGTACGGTATCGCTACGGATGAGTTGTTTTTCGCCTTAAAAAAGGACATGCTTGCTTTAGGGGCAACGCCCTATTTTTATCGGAATCATGAATGTTTTTCTCATTTGTTTTGTGTAGCGGGAGGCTTGGATAGCCTAGTTCTTGGAGAGACAGAGATTCAAGGGCAGGTTAGACGCGCTTATTTGCAAGCTGCTGGAGAGCGGAAACTTTCTTTTATTCTCCATTTTCTTTTTCAAAAAGCTCTTAAAGAGGGGAAGAGTTTTCGGGCAAAAGGATGCGCTCCTCGCTCGGGGATCACAATCTCAACCTTTGTTAATCAAGAACTACAAAAACGAAAGATTGCTCTGAACTCAGCCTTGTTATTCATGGGGTATTCCGAGATTAACCGTATGGTTGCTCATGATTTGCAAAAGCAAGGGTTTTCCTGTCTTACTTTCTGTTCTCGTCAAGAACTCCCTATGTTATTAGCTCATCAAGTTTTGCGAGAAGAAGTGTCTTTTCGTGATCCTTATCAGGTAGTGTTTTTGGGTTCTTCAGAACTTCTTCGTACTCCTCCTTATCCGAATTGGGAACAAATTTGGGATTTCCCAGAGCGAGTAGTATTTGATTTTGCAGTTCCTCGAGCTCTTTCTGCGCAAGCAGCCTTTTGTCATAACTATATCGATATGGAACAAATCAGCGAATGGTTAAGGCAACATCAACTTCAAGTTAGCGTAACACAACTCCAAAGTTTACAAGAGGGGGCTTATCGTTGCTGGGAGTCTTTAGATCGTCGGCTTGAACGTCGTTTTTGTGTTGCGCCTCATGCTTAA
- a CDS encoding DUF1137 domain-containing protein: protein MTKFLFHGIWCTFILVLCVCGTALAVVKMGNFTNLTLVPQDSSLPSPPFLKIKKLGVRKRIISPEKQFFYCAIDKSCMELHLSNANVYCRELLSHLTGSLQTETAERAMFFRGTGGLLNYKDYSLSVYNCCFSINDPDTNSDTTSETNKGIAEGGMKVLSLSLLRD, encoded by the coding sequence ATGACAAAATTTCTTTTTCACGGAATTTGGTGCACTTTTATTTTAGTATTATGTGTTTGCGGCACAGCATTAGCTGTCGTCAAAATGGGAAATTTTACGAATCTCACTCTCGTACCCCAAGATTCCTCTCTCCCCTCGCCTCCTTTTTTAAAAATAAAGAAACTTGGTGTACGCAAGCGCATTATTTCCCCTGAAAAACAATTTTTTTACTGTGCGATAGACAAGTCTTGTATGGAGCTGCATCTCTCAAATGCAAATGTATACTGTCGAGAACTCCTATCGCATCTGACAGGGAGTCTACAAACCGAAACAGCAGAGCGTGCTATGTTTTTTCGAGGAACAGGAGGGCTCCTTAATTACAAAGATTATTCTTTGAGCGTGTATAATTGTTGTTTTTCTATTAATGACCCCGATACGAACTCGGATACAACATCAGAAACCAATAAGGGAATTGCTGAGGGCGGAATGAAAGTTCTCTCTCTTTCCTTACTTAGGGACTAA
- a CDS encoding KH domain-containing protein, whose product MKEFLAYIVKNLVDKPEEVHLKEVQGTNTIIYELTVAKGDIGKIIGKEGRTIKAIRTLLVSVASRDNVKVSLEIMEER is encoded by the coding sequence ATGAAAGAGTTTTTAGCATATATTGTCAAAAATCTTGTTGATAAGCCAGAGGAAGTGCATCTGAAAGAGGTGCAGGGGACGAATACGATTATTTATGAACTCACAGTTGCTAAGGGAGACATTGGTAAGATTATTGGGAAGGAAGGACGAACAATCAAAGCGATTCGTACCTTGCTCGTCTCCGTTGCAAGTCGAGACAATGTGAAAGTTAGCCTAGAAATCATGGAAGAACGATAA
- a CDS encoding DNA gyrase subunit A → MSDISDLFKTHFTQYASYVILERAIPHVLDGLKPVQRRLLWTLFRMDDGKMHKVANIAGRTMALHPHGDAPIVEALVVLANKGFLIETQGNFGNPLTGDPHAAARYIEARLSPLAKEVLFNTDLMTFHDSYDGREQEPDILAAKIPVLLLHGVDGIAVGMTTKIFPHNFCELLEAQIAILNDRSFSLLPDFTSGGVMDASDYQDGLGSITIRATIDIINDKTLLIKEICPSTTTETLIRSIENAAKRGIIKIDSIQDFSTDLPHIEIKLPKGVHAKDLLQPLYAYTECQVVLTSRPTAIYQGKPWETTISEILRLHTETLQNYLKKELLILENSLNRELYHKTLEYLFIKHKLYDVVRAMLSKRKTVPSTSAIHNAVLEALAPFLGTLLPPDKQATTQLASLTIKKILCFDESSYEKELASLEKKRGLVQKDLDQLKKYTILYIKKLLDTYKHLGKRKTKIEIFESLPSDKAVTHKKVREATTLHEEDSLTLK, encoded by the coding sequence ATGAGCGATATTTCAGACTTATTTAAGACTCATTTCACACAATACGCGTCTTACGTAATCTTAGAGCGCGCAATTCCTCATGTTTTAGATGGGCTTAAGCCTGTGCAAAGGCGTCTCCTTTGGACTTTATTCCGCATGGATGACGGGAAAATGCATAAAGTAGCCAATATTGCTGGCCGGACGATGGCGCTACACCCTCATGGTGATGCACCTATTGTGGAAGCCCTTGTTGTTCTAGCAAACAAAGGCTTCCTTATAGAAACACAGGGAAATTTCGGGAATCCTCTCACAGGAGATCCTCATGCTGCAGCTCGTTACATAGAAGCTCGTCTGAGTCCTTTAGCGAAAGAAGTACTTTTTAATACCGATCTCATGACATTTCATGATTCTTATGATGGACGGGAACAAGAACCGGATATTCTAGCCGCGAAAATTCCCGTATTGCTTCTCCATGGAGTAGATGGTATTGCCGTAGGCATGACTACAAAAATCTTTCCTCACAACTTCTGCGAATTACTAGAAGCTCAAATTGCTATACTCAATGACCGTTCGTTCTCTCTTCTTCCGGACTTTACCTCCGGAGGAGTCATGGATGCTTCCGATTACCAGGATGGCTTAGGATCTATCACTATCCGTGCAACCATAGACATTATCAACGATAAAACTTTACTAATTAAAGAGATCTGCCCATCAACAACGACAGAAACTCTGATTCGCTCCATTGAAAATGCTGCTAAACGTGGGATCATCAAAATCGATTCTATTCAAGATTTCTCGACAGATCTTCCTCATATTGAAATCAAACTCCCTAAAGGAGTACATGCTAAGGACCTACTACAACCTCTGTATGCTTATACTGAGTGTCAAGTTGTCTTAACCTCTAGACCCACGGCTATCTATCAAGGGAAACCTTGGGAAACTACCATTAGCGAGATCCTACGTTTACACACTGAGACTCTCCAAAACTATCTAAAAAAAGAACTCTTGATTTTAGAAAACTCGCTCAATCGAGAACTTTACCATAAAACGCTTGAATATCTATTTATCAAACACAAGCTCTATGATGTTGTCCGTGCTATGCTTTCCAAACGAAAAACGGTACCCTCAACAAGTGCGATTCACAATGCAGTTCTAGAAGCTTTAGCACCTTTTCTTGGAACACTGCTTCCTCCCGATAAGCAAGCAACCACACAACTTGCTTCGTTAACCATCAAAAAAATACTTTGTTTTGATGAAAGCTCGTACGAAAAGGAACTGGCCTCCTTAGAGAAAAAGCGCGGGCTAGTACAGAAAGATTTGGATCAACTGAAAAAATATACGATTCTTTATATCAAAAAACTTCTTGATACCTACAAGCATCTCGGAAAACGAAAGACAAAAATAGAAATATTTGAAAGCTTACCCTCTGACAAAGCGGTCACTCACAAGAAAGTTAGGGAAGCCACGACCCTTCATGAAGAAGACTCTCTAACCCTGAAGTAA
- a CDS encoding RluA family pseudouridine synthase, with the protein MEIVAPSTFFSFVVNEALIGRLDKGLVLYHGAYSRAFYQQQIESGRVRVNGQVRTRVSYLLVPGDEVEVDLIEEEAPSSLLPEDIPLDKVYEDDMVLVINKPRNMVVHPAPGHLQGTVVHALLHEIGERLKQEFPEEPWRPGIVHRLDKDTSGLLITVKTRRAKALYGELFAKKQIKKLYIAICIKAPTQEKIHTRIARHPVKRKEMMVVAKNSEGGKEAITHCRVLASNGQLSVVALYPETGRTHQLRVHMKYLGTPILGDPVYGLPAINFRYGLDKQQLHAYSLVFTHPESAERVELVTKLPDDMSSLIEKEFREGLSVMDSSCDWSEMTR; encoded by the coding sequence TTGGAAATCGTTGCCCCATCAACTTTTTTTTCTTTTGTTGTTAACGAGGCGTTGATAGGACGCCTAGATAAAGGCCTTGTCTTGTATCATGGAGCCTATTCTCGCGCCTTTTATCAGCAACAGATAGAGAGTGGGCGCGTTCGTGTCAATGGGCAAGTGCGAACACGCGTTTCGTATTTGCTGGTTCCCGGAGATGAGGTGGAGGTTGATCTGATTGAAGAAGAGGCTCCCTCCTCTCTATTACCAGAGGATATTCCTCTGGATAAGGTCTATGAAGATGATATGGTTTTAGTTATCAATAAACCTCGCAATATGGTGGTTCATCCAGCACCGGGACATCTACAAGGAACGGTAGTGCATGCCTTGCTTCATGAAATCGGGGAGCGCCTAAAACAAGAGTTCCCTGAGGAGCCTTGGCGTCCAGGGATTGTACATCGCTTAGACAAAGACACTTCAGGGCTTCTTATTACAGTAAAAACACGGCGAGCTAAGGCTCTATATGGTGAGCTCTTTGCAAAGAAACAGATTAAGAAACTCTATATTGCTATTTGTATAAAAGCCCCTACTCAAGAGAAGATTCATACGCGCATAGCACGTCATCCTGTAAAACGAAAGGAAATGATGGTAGTCGCTAAAAACTCGGAGGGAGGAAAGGAAGCTATCACACATTGCCGTGTTTTAGCTTCAAATGGACAGTTGAGTGTAGTTGCCTTATATCCAGAGACGGGGAGAACTCATCAGCTTCGTGTACATATGAAATATCTTGGAACTCCGATTCTCGGAGATCCCGTTTATGGGCTCCCTGCCATAAACTTTCGTTACGGTCTTGACAAACAACAATTACATGCCTATAGCTTAGTTTTTACTCATCCGGAGAGTGCGGAGCGAGTAGAGCTAGTGACAAAGCTTCCAGACGACATGAGTTCCCTCATAGAAAAGGAGTTTAGAGAAGGACTTTCTGTAATGGATAGTTCGTGTGATTGGTCTGAAATGACTAGGTAG
- a CDS encoding CesT family type III secretion system chaperone — translation MLEKLVKNFVAYMGVASELEFDADGAYVLPISSLVRLRVRQNADEEIIISAFLGEIPTSMDIEKAYTRMMEGNLFGQETGGAALGLDSDGHAVLVRRVPGEVSQEDFANYVESVLNYAEAWLEDLGLSRTEQE, via the coding sequence ATGTTAGAAAAGTTGGTAAAAAATTTTGTGGCTTACATGGGAGTGGCGTCCGAATTAGAATTCGACGCCGATGGAGCCTATGTGCTGCCAATCAGTAGTCTTGTACGGCTACGTGTTCGCCAGAATGCTGATGAAGAAATTATCATCAGCGCTTTTTTGGGAGAAATTCCCACATCTATGGATATAGAAAAAGCATATACCCGAATGATGGAAGGCAATTTATTTGGTCAGGAAACCGGGGGAGCTGCTTTAGGACTTGATAGTGACGGACATGCAGTGCTTGTGCGGCGTGTTCCAGGCGAGGTCTCTCAAGAAGATTTTGCCAATTACGTAGAAAGTGTCTTGAATTATGCCGAGGCATGGCTTGAAGATTTAGGGTTAAGTAGAACGGAGCAGGAGTAA